From a region of the Kaistia sp. 32K genome:
- a CDS encoding sugar ABC transporter substrate-binding protein, with amino-acid sequence MSRSRNVWGGVSRRGFIQGAAAAAMLPLLASAGFAADKPLAGQSLNLLVIQPHTVSGNKLAADFEAATGAKVNVTVVPYDQIQAKATLDVQSGVNEFDVVDYWYPTKGQLADDGVIADVTEWIERDKAEVKPDDFLPLVYDAYTLQDGKRYGLPYDGDAHLLFYNKEILDRNGVAVPKTWEEYQAAIEKITAAESKNGIYGAAVLGGKAPIIIGSSYANRLAGFGGKFLNDDGTSALDSEAAVAAAKALVAAGPAALPTPLETRFEEGLPAFLGGKVGFIEFWSDLGVYAQDPKGSQIVDKWGVTQIPVGGSNTQPRLALNAGFALGVSSGSTKKDAAWQLVKFATSPEYQEELVLLSGSGIDPARQSVLSSEKYKAFAPQVQEALSNALGQSLPWPTTPASPKLQQALADELALALAGTKTAEEAIKDAHAQWQQILAE; translated from the coding sequence ATGTCGCGGTCGCGAAACGTGTGGGGCGGCGTCAGCCGTCGCGGATTCATTCAGGGCGCGGCCGCCGCGGCCATGCTGCCGTTGCTGGCGAGCGCCGGCTTCGCCGCCGACAAGCCGCTGGCCGGGCAGAGCCTGAACCTGCTCGTCATCCAGCCGCACACCGTGTCCGGCAACAAGCTGGCGGCGGATTTCGAGGCCGCGACCGGCGCCAAGGTCAACGTCACCGTCGTTCCCTACGACCAGATCCAGGCCAAGGCGACGCTCGACGTCCAGTCCGGCGTCAACGAGTTCGACGTCGTCGACTACTGGTATCCGACCAAGGGCCAGCTCGCCGACGATGGCGTGATCGCCGACGTGACCGAGTGGATCGAGCGCGACAAGGCCGAGGTCAAGCCGGACGATTTCCTGCCGCTGGTCTACGACGCCTACACGCTGCAGGACGGCAAGCGCTACGGCCTGCCCTATGACGGCGACGCGCATCTCCTGTTCTACAACAAGGAGATCCTCGACCGGAACGGCGTCGCCGTGCCGAAGACCTGGGAAGAGTATCAGGCGGCCATCGAGAAGATCACCGCGGCCGAATCCAAGAACGGCATCTATGGCGCGGCCGTGCTCGGCGGCAAGGCGCCGATCATCATCGGCTCGAGCTACGCCAACCGCCTCGCCGGCTTCGGCGGCAAGTTCCTGAACGACGACGGCACCTCGGCGCTCGACAGCGAGGCGGCGGTCGCCGCCGCGAAGGCGCTCGTCGCCGCGGGTCCCGCTGCGCTGCCGACGCCGCTCGAGACCCGCTTCGAAGAGGGCCTGCCGGCCTTCCTCGGCGGCAAGGTCGGCTTCATCGAGTTCTGGAGCGATCTCGGCGTCTACGCCCAGGATCCGAAGGGCTCGCAGATCGTCGACAAGTGGGGCGTGACGCAGATCCCGGTCGGCGGCAGCAACACCCAGCCGCGCCTGGCGCTCAACGCCGGCTTCGCGCTCGGCGTGTCGTCCGGTTCGACCAAGAAGGACGCCGCCTGGCAGCTGGTCAAGTTCGCGACCAGCCCGGAATACCAGGAGGAGCTGGTGCTCCTGTCCGGCAGCGGCATCGATCCGGCCCGCCAGTCGGTGCTGTCCTCGGAGAAGTACAAGGCCTTCGCGCCGCAGGTGCAGGAAGCGCTTTCGAACGCGCTCGGCCAGAGCCTGCCCTGGCCGACGACGCCTGCCTCGCCGAAGCTGCAGCAGGCGCTCGCCGACGAGCTGGCGCTGGCGCTCGCCGGCACCAAGACCGCCGAAGAGGCGATCAAGGACGCCCACGCCCAGTGGCAGCAGATCCTCGCCGAGTAA
- a CDS encoding MetQ/NlpA family ABC transporter substrate-binding protein, with amino-acid sequence MVSRRQFFGLGISLAIGLGIAGAAGPSFADEKPLRIGLATSIANDAVRHAAQLAEQQGLKVQIIEFTDWVTPNSALANGDVDVNYFQHIPFLENAAKANGWNFTPVAPGYNSVSGIYSEKLKSLDDIKDGSTVTIANDPINTGRALLFLQAQGLIKLKDGADFRATLLDVVENPKNLKFVQVEAQQVVRSLPDVDFVVSGPSFIKLAGKDPDSALVFEKPDNVYAMQWVTRAEDAKDPRLAKFIQVYENDPEVKPLLTKLYNGHVTFAW; translated from the coding sequence ATGGTCTCTCGCCGGCAGTTTTTCGGTCTCGGTATCAGTCTGGCTATCGGTCTCGGCATTGCCGGCGCGGCCGGCCCGTCTTTCGCAGACGAGAAGCCGCTGCGCATCGGCCTCGCCACCAGCATCGCCAATGACGCCGTCCGCCACGCCGCGCAGCTCGCCGAGCAGCAGGGCCTGAAGGTGCAGATCATCGAGTTCACGGATTGGGTCACCCCGAACTCCGCCCTCGCCAATGGCGATGTCGACGTGAACTACTTCCAGCACATCCCCTTCCTCGAGAACGCCGCCAAGGCGAATGGCTGGAACTTCACCCCCGTCGCTCCCGGCTACAACTCGGTCTCCGGCATCTATTCGGAAAAGCTGAAGTCGCTCGACGACATCAAGGACGGCTCGACGGTCACCATCGCCAACGACCCGATCAACACGGGCCGCGCGCTGCTCTTCCTGCAGGCGCAGGGCCTCATCAAGCTGAAGGACGGCGCCGATTTCCGCGCGACGCTCTTGGACGTCGTCGAGAACCCGAAGAACCTGAAGTTCGTCCAGGTCGAGGCCCAGCAGGTGGTGCGCTCGCTGCCCGACGTCGACTTCGTCGTCTCCGGCCCCTCCTTCATCAAGCTCGCCGGCAAGGATCCGGACAGCGCGCTCGTCTTCGAGAAGCCGGACAATGTCTACGCCATGCAGTGGGTGACGCGCGCCGAGGACGCCAAGGATCCGCGCCTCGCGAAGTTCATCCAGGTCTACGAGAACGACCCGGAAGTGAAGCCGCTGCTGACCAAGCTCTACAACGGCCACGTCACTTTCGCCTGGTAG
- a CDS encoding carbohydrate ABC transporter permease — translation MTSIPEAERAGRGRLAAAPEKASVSPRDWRNALWVAPLVFSLIVTTVYPTIFLVSLALTKSTLGKPFGAFVGLKPITRALFDPNFHSAVLKSVLFAFSSAIVELVIGFALASLFVALLKAGRYLLTLVLLPLMTPPVMVGIAWKLILAPSGGLLNGILLSWGVIDQPMSFLASPVPAWLSIGVADLWQWVPFVTILCFAALVSLPDGVREAAQIDGAGPWQRLRHVILPLVAAPLASIFLLKLIIGFKLFDLVYVLTFGGPGFTTTNATFGIWRLAFEQFDVGRAAAQTLIFAIVIGIVTIPVVRLHKRASEYYS, via the coding sequence ATGACCAGCATCCCTGAGGCCGAACGAGCCGGAAGAGGCCGTCTTGCCGCCGCGCCGGAGAAAGCCTCCGTCTCGCCGCGCGACTGGCGGAACGCGCTCTGGGTCGCGCCGCTGGTGTTCTCGCTGATCGTGACGACGGTCTATCCCACGATCTTTCTTGTTAGCCTCGCGTTAACCAAAAGCACGCTCGGCAAGCCGTTCGGCGCCTTTGTCGGCCTGAAGCCCATCACCCGGGCGCTGTTCGACCCGAATTTCCACAGCGCCGTGTTGAAGAGCGTCCTCTTCGCCTTCTCGTCGGCGATCGTCGAGCTCGTCATCGGCTTCGCGCTGGCGAGCCTGTTCGTCGCCCTGCTCAAGGCCGGCCGCTACCTGCTCACCCTCGTGTTGCTGCCGCTGATGACGCCACCGGTGATGGTCGGCATCGCCTGGAAGCTGATACTCGCGCCCTCCGGCGGCCTGCTGAACGGCATCCTGCTCTCGTGGGGCGTCATCGACCAACCGATGTCGTTCCTGGCCAGCCCGGTTCCGGCCTGGCTCTCGATCGGCGTCGCCGATCTTTGGCAGTGGGTGCCGTTCGTGACGATCCTCTGCTTCGCCGCACTGGTCAGCCTGCCGGACGGCGTGCGCGAGGCGGCGCAGATCGACGGCGCCGGCCCCTGGCAGCGGCTCCGCCATGTGATCCTGCCGCTGGTCGCCGCCCCCCTCGCCTCGATCTTCCTCCTGAAGCTGATCATCGGCTTCAAGCTGTTCGACCTCGTCTATGTGCTGACCTTCGGCGGTCCCGGCTTCACCACCACCAACGCCACCTTCGGCATCTGGCGGCTCGCCTTCGAGCAGTTCGACGTCGGCCGCGCCGCCGCCCAGACGCTGATCTTCGCCATCGTCATCGGCATCGTCACCATCCCCGTCGTGCGGCTGCACAAGCGGGCGTCGGAGTATTATTCATGA
- a CDS encoding LLM class flavin-dependent oxidoreductase: MGYDKKLRLNAFNMNSVGHISHGTWTHPRDQSPNYTDLDQWVKLAQTLERGKFDGLFIADVIGTNDVYGGSPDAALRDSVQVPINDPIIPLSAMAYATKHLGFNVTANLTYERPYILARRFSTLDHLTKGRIGWNIVTGYLDSAARAMGLTEQIRHDDRYDMADDYLDLVYKLWEGSWEDDAVERNRASGRFTDPAKVHRIKHDGPFYQLDAIHLCEPSPQRTPVLFQAGTSSRGRDFAARHAECIFMSSQGQNVELTRNIVADLRRRAVANGRAADDLKIFVGVTVVVDRTEAAAREKYAEYERYASAAGGLTHFCASIGIDLSRYGLDEPINAGSTQAMGAALDAITKYNTGASWTVRRLLDEMKLGSRNKPIVGSASQVADELTAFARETDIDGFNLVRVVTPESYEDFVDLVVPELQQRGVFKEEYEEGTLREKLFGHGSGQLPDRHYGRRFRYRPSGAAGDANAPLHEGTAS; encoded by the coding sequence ATGGGATACGATAAAAAGCTCCGCCTCAACGCGTTCAACATGAACAGCGTCGGGCACATATCTCATGGCACGTGGACGCATCCGCGCGACCAGTCGCCGAACTATACCGACCTCGACCAGTGGGTGAAGCTCGCCCAGACGCTCGAGCGCGGCAAGTTCGACGGCCTGTTCATCGCGGATGTGATCGGCACCAACGACGTCTATGGCGGCTCGCCCGACGCGGCGCTGCGCGATTCCGTCCAGGTGCCGATCAACGATCCGATCATCCCGCTCTCGGCGATGGCCTATGCCACCAAGCATCTCGGCTTCAACGTCACCGCCAATCTGACCTATGAGCGCCCCTATATCCTGGCGCGGCGTTTCTCGACCCTCGATCACCTGACCAAGGGCCGGATCGGCTGGAACATCGTCACCGGCTATCTCGACAGCGCCGCGCGGGCGATGGGCCTCACCGAGCAGATCCGCCATGACGATCGCTACGACATGGCGGACGACTATCTCGACCTCGTCTACAAGCTCTGGGAAGGGAGCTGGGAAGACGACGCCGTGGAGCGGAACCGCGCGAGTGGGCGCTTCACCGATCCGGCGAAGGTGCACCGGATCAAGCATGACGGCCCCTTCTACCAGCTCGACGCCATCCATCTCTGCGAGCCGTCGCCCCAGCGCACCCCCGTCCTGTTCCAGGCCGGCACCTCGTCGCGCGGCCGCGATTTCGCGGCGCGCCACGCCGAATGCATCTTCATGTCGTCGCAGGGCCAGAACGTCGAGCTGACGCGCAACATCGTCGCCGACCTGCGCCGTCGTGCCGTCGCCAACGGGCGGGCGGCGGACGACCTCAAGATCTTCGTCGGCGTCACCGTCGTGGTCGACCGGACGGAAGCGGCAGCCCGCGAGAAATATGCCGAATATGAGCGCTATGCGAGCGCCGCCGGCGGTCTGACGCATTTCTGCGCCTCGATCGGCATCGACCTCTCGCGCTACGGCCTCGACGAGCCGATCAACGCCGGCAGTACGCAGGCGATGGGCGCCGCCCTCGACGCCATCACGAAATACAATACCGGCGCGTCCTGGACCGTCCGCCGCCTGCTCGACGAGATGAAGCTCGGCTCCCGCAACAAGCCGATCGTCGGCTCGGCGTCGCAGGTCGCCGACGAGCTGACGGCATTCGCGCGCGAGACCGACATCGACGGCTTCAACCTGGTGCGGGTCGTGACGCCGGAAAGCTACGAGGACTTCGTCGATCTCGTCGTGCCGGAACTGCAGCAGCGCGGCGTCTTCAAGGAAGAGTACGAGGAAGGCACGCTGCGCGAGAAGCTGTTCGGGCATGGCAGCGGCCAGCTCCCGGACCGCCATTACGGCCGGCGGTTCCGCTACCGCCCGTCCGGCGCTGCCGGTGACGCCAATGCGCCTCTGCACGAAGGGACCGCCTCATGA
- a CDS encoding methionine ABC transporter ATP-binding protein codes for MTHPAGTDALAAWAGPALRTAELAGAPHPGSIVSRGETRSVPASENPRSAASVVFEGIEKIYATPSGSVQALKDISIEIRQGEIFGFIGRSGAGKSTLIRLINRLERPTSGTVVVNGVTASGLVGEGLVQLRRRIGMIFQHFNLMSAKTVAQNVALPLVMAGAPRRQIDRKVEELLSLVGLSDKRDAYPAQLSGGQKQRVGIARALVHDPDILLCDEATSALDPETTQSILGLLREINRSNGITVVLITHEMAVIREICDRVAVLDHGRIVELGDVWKVFGNPEHEVTKSLLGQIEHGIPDDLTDRLQPGFPAGAGTLLVRATFLPESGGAPDLQAVLKVVHGPVQLLDSAVDRIRGHTVGRLLVAVPSEGNRPEEIETRLGSLPPNVQVEVLGHVSAPV; via the coding sequence ATGACGCACCCAGCAGGAACCGATGCCCTGGCCGCCTGGGCGGGACCCGCGCTGCGGACGGCGGAACTGGCGGGAGCCCCCCATCCGGGATCGATCGTCTCCCGAGGCGAAACGCGGAGCGTCCCCGCTTCTGAGAACCCGCGATCGGCTGCCAGCGTGGTGTTCGAGGGAATTGAGAAGATCTATGCGACGCCGTCGGGCTCGGTGCAGGCGCTGAAGGACATCAGCATCGAGATCCGCCAGGGCGAGATCTTCGGCTTCATCGGCCGCAGCGGCGCCGGCAAATCGACCCTGATCCGGCTGATCAATCGACTGGAGCGTCCGACCAGCGGCACCGTCGTCGTCAACGGCGTCACGGCTTCCGGTCTCGTCGGCGAAGGGCTGGTGCAGTTGCGCCGTCGCATCGGCATGATCTTCCAGCATTTCAACCTGATGTCCGCCAAGACCGTGGCGCAGAACGTCGCCCTGCCGCTCGTGATGGCGGGCGCGCCGCGACGGCAGATCGATCGCAAGGTCGAGGAGCTGCTGTCGCTCGTCGGCCTCTCAGACAAGCGCGACGCCTATCCGGCGCAGCTCTCGGGCGGCCAGAAGCAGCGCGTCGGTATCGCCCGCGCGCTCGTGCACGATCCCGACATCCTGCTCTGCGACGAGGCGACCTCGGCGCTCGATCCGGAAACCACCCAGTCGATCCTCGGCCTGCTGCGCGAGATCAACCGCAGCAACGGCATCACCGTCGTGCTGATCACGCATGAAATGGCCGTTATCCGCGAGATCTGCGACCGCGTCGCGGTGCTCGATCACGGGCGGATCGTCGAGCTCGGCGACGTCTGGAAGGTCTTCGGCAATCCCGAGCACGAGGTGACGAAATCGCTGCTCGGCCAGATCGAGCACGGCATTCCGGACGATCTGACCGACCGCCTCCAACCCGGCTTCCCCGCCGGCGCGGGAACGCTGCTGGTTCGCGCCACCTTCCTTCCCGAGAGCGGCGGCGCGCCGGATCTGCAGGCGGTGCTGAAGGTCGTGCACGGCCCCGTCCAGCTTCTGGACAGCGCTGTCGACCGCATCCGCGGCCACACCGTCGGCCGGCTGCTGGTCGCCGTCCCGTCCGAGGGCAACCGCCCGGAAGAGATCGAGACCCGGCTGGGCTCGCTTCCTCCCAACGTCCAAGTCGAGGTGCTCGGCCATGTTTCAGCTCCCGTTTGA
- a CDS encoding MetQ/NlpA family ABC transporter substrate-binding protein gives MISRRLFAGLAFAVGSVLLASGPSLAADTKPLRIGLASSPANEAVRFAADLAEKQGLDVKLVEFTDWVTPNTALANGDVDVNYFQHIPFLENAAKSNGWNFTAVAPGYISWLGVYSDKLKSLDELKDGAQIAFANDPVNTGRALLFLQSLGLVKLKDGADYNATLQDVVENPKNLKFIQVEAQQVVRSLPDVDAGLTFASFVKLAGKDPADAVVFEKPSNVFAIHWVTRAEDANDPRLQQFIKIYNGAPEVKKILTDLYHGQVGFAW, from the coding sequence ATGATCTCTCGTCGGCTATTCGCCGGTCTCGCCTTCGCCGTCGGCAGCGTCCTCTTGGCATCCGGCCCGTCTCTGGCCGCCGATACCAAGCCGCTGCGCATCGGCCTGGCGTCGAGCCCGGCCAATGAAGCCGTGCGCTTCGCCGCCGACCTCGCCGAAAAGCAGGGCCTCGACGTGAAGCTGGTGGAATTCACCGACTGGGTGACGCCCAACACCGCGCTCGCCAATGGCGACGTCGACGTGAATTACTTCCAGCACATCCCGTTCCTCGAGAACGCCGCCAAGTCGAACGGCTGGAACTTCACCGCCGTCGCGCCCGGCTACATCAGCTGGCTCGGCGTCTATTCGGACAAGCTGAAGTCGCTCGACGAGCTCAAGGACGGCGCGCAGATCGCCTTCGCCAACGACCCCGTCAACACCGGCCGCGCCCTCTTGTTCCTGCAGTCGCTCGGCCTGGTCAAGCTGAAGGACGGCGCCGACTACAACGCCACCCTGCAGGACGTCGTCGAGAACCCGAAGAACCTGAAGTTCATCCAGGTCGAGGCGCAGCAGGTCGTGCGCTCGCTGCCGGACGTCGATGCCGGGCTCACCTTCGCTTCCTTCGTCAAGCTCGCCGGCAAGGATCCGGCCGACGCCGTGGTGTTCGAGAAGCCCAGCAACGTCTTCGCCATCCACTGGGTCACCCGCGCCGAGGACGCCAACGATCCGCGCCTGCAGCAGTTCATCAAGATCTACAACGGCGCGCCCGAGGTGAAGAAGATCCTCACCGACCTCTACCACGGCCAGGTCGGCTTCGCCTGGTAA
- the mtnK gene encoding S-methyl-5-thioribose kinase, with product MSAVLNARTDGYRVLAQADIIPHLNTMPEIAAILGGAPSQWTIRDVADGYMNAVFLVDGPKGGICAKQALPWVRYHGESWPLSEDRAFFEASYMRRLDPIVGPLAPKLLHFDPSLQFLVIEKLTPHIVLRGELIEGRRYPKASEDVGRYVALAAFHTSDLGVPFERKFEDIGLFAGNHSLLRISVDLIFLDPYLETWRNRFVPELGAWAKAFREDVELKTAVARHRNAFLSNRQALLHGDLHSGSVMVTEDDTRVIDGEFSTFGPIGFDLGAYAANLILNWYAQGGYDRPVEERDSHRQWLLEQVAVLWDTFRREFLALWEQNPDAGGDGYPAAHFSGPAGAARLATLRRDYVDAIFADFVAFAAIKMIRRVLSYAQIADFGVIEDTKLRAEMQANALAFAREVLTNPARFADLGAFLDAVPRFEGAGLDPLARS from the coding sequence ATGTCCGCAGTTTTGAACGCCCGCACCGACGGCTACCGCGTCCTGGCCCAGGCCGACATCATCCCGCATCTCAACACCATGCCGGAGATCGCCGCGATCCTCGGCGGCGCGCCGTCGCAATGGACGATCCGTGACGTCGCCGACGGCTACATGAACGCGGTCTTCCTCGTCGATGGCCCGAAGGGCGGCATCTGCGCCAAGCAGGCGCTCCCCTGGGTGCGCTATCACGGCGAGAGCTGGCCGCTGTCGGAGGACCGGGCGTTCTTCGAGGCGAGCTACATGCGCCGGCTCGATCCAATCGTAGGTCCCCTCGCGCCAAAACTGCTGCATTTCGATCCGAGCCTGCAGTTCCTGGTGATCGAGAAGCTCACGCCGCACATCGTGCTGCGCGGCGAGCTGATCGAGGGTCGCCGCTACCCGAAGGCGTCCGAGGATGTCGGCCGCTATGTCGCGCTGGCCGCTTTCCACACCTCCGATCTCGGCGTGCCGTTCGAGCGCAAGTTCGAGGATATCGGCCTCTTCGCCGGCAATCACTCGCTGCTCCGCATCAGCGTCGACCTGATCTTCCTCGACCCCTATCTCGAGACCTGGCGCAACCGCTTCGTGCCCGAGCTCGGCGCCTGGGCGAAGGCGTTCCGCGAGGATGTCGAGCTCAAGACGGCGGTCGCCCGCCATCGCAACGCCTTCCTCAGCAACCGCCAGGCGCTGCTGCATGGCGATCTGCATTCCGGCTCGGTGATGGTGACCGAGGACGACACCCGCGTCATCGACGGCGAATTCTCGACCTTCGGCCCGATCGGCTTCGACCTCGGCGCCTATGCGGCGAACCTGATCCTGAACTGGTACGCGCAGGGCGGCTATGACCGCCCGGTCGAGGAGCGCGACAGCCACCGCCAGTGGCTGCTCGAGCAGGTCGCCGTGCTCTGGGACACCTTCCGGCGCGAATTCCTCGCCCTTTGGGAACAAAACCCCGACGCCGGCGGCGACGGCTATCCGGCGGCGCATTTCTCCGGCCCGGCCGGCGCCGCCCGCCTCGCGACCCTTCGGCGCGACTATGTCGACGCGATCTTCGCCGATTTCGTCGCCTTCGCCGCGATCAAGATGATCCGCCGCGTGCTCTCCTACGCGCAAATCGCCGATTTCGGCGTGATCGAGGACACCAAGCTCCGGGCCGAGATGCAGGCGAACGCGCTGGCCTTCGCCCGCGAAGTGCTGACGAACCCCGCCCGCTTCGCCGATCTCGGCGCCTTCCTCGACGCGGTGCCCCGCTTCGAGGGCGCCGGCCTCGATCCCCTCGCCCGGAGCTGA
- a CDS encoding methionine ABC transporter permease: MFQLPFDAYAEVTVAAAWETVQMVAAAGLLTLLLGLPIAILLIATGPGGVLEAPRLNRVVGAVINAFRSTPFIILLVALIPITRFLVGTSIGLWAAVVPITVSATPFFARVAEVGLREIDHGLIEAAEAMGARRWQIIWHVLLPEGLPAIIGGFTVTLVSVTGMSAMAGVVGGGGLGDLAIRYGYQRFDTTVMITVIAILIALVSIIQVSGDRLARRLNHRK, from the coding sequence ATGTTTCAGCTCCCGTTTGACGCCTATGCCGAAGTGACCGTCGCGGCGGCGTGGGAGACGGTCCAGATGGTCGCCGCGGCCGGACTGCTGACGCTGCTGCTCGGCCTGCCGATCGCCATCCTGCTGATCGCCACCGGACCGGGCGGCGTGCTGGAGGCGCCCCGTCTCAACCGGGTCGTCGGCGCCGTTATCAACGCGTTCCGCTCGACGCCCTTCATCATCCTGCTCGTCGCGCTGATCCCGATCACCCGCTTCCTGGTCGGAACGTCGATCGGGCTTTGGGCAGCGGTGGTTCCGATCACCGTCTCGGCCACGCCGTTCTTCGCGCGCGTCGCCGAAGTCGGCCTGCGCGAGATCGACCACGGCCTGATCGAGGCGGCCGAGGCGATGGGCGCCCGGCGCTGGCAGATCATCTGGCACGTGCTGCTGCCGGAGGGGCTCCCGGCCATTATCGGCGGCTTTACGGTGACGCTGGTGTCGGTCACCGGCATGTCGGCCATGGCCGGCGTGGTCGGCGGCGGCGGCCTCGGCGATCTCGCCATCCGCTACGGCTACCAGCGCTTCGACACCACCGTGATGATCACGGTCATCGCCATCCTGATCGCGCTGGTGAGCATCATCCAAGTATCCGGCGACCGCCTGGCGCGCCGGCTCAACCATCGCAAATGA
- a CDS encoding acyl-CoA dehydrogenase family protein: MASTITEYSSSDLLNIFNPIFDEIRKDAAARERNRTLLFEQIGWLREKKFGALRVPVELGGYGASVVQLFDLLIQLAAADSNIPQSLRLHFSRVERIVLDSELEKQKVWIERVARGELFGNATTEAPGPAIGEVRTRVVPHADGNFRLNGRKAYGTGSLYSQWIPVVAVDHKGDRITAIVPADRPGVTLVDDWGGFGQRLTATGTTIFEDVVVYADELSEHGKRTSRSGSGFAQLVHLATLAGVAAATARDVTEKVAGRQRVYYTGPGGLPRHDPIIQTQVGKIGAAANAARSIVLGAAASIQDAWLLWNQHGEHAPATEEAYIQADLAISSAQVTLVPLVLGAATELFDALGASAIDANTGLDRHWRNARALSSHNPHLYKARVIGDYLLNGTLPPLFVAGDDVGVLPNQEAARSTEAA; encoded by the coding sequence ATGGCATCGACGATCACGGAATATAGTTCCAGCGATCTCCTGAACATATTCAATCCGATTTTCGATGAGATCCGGAAGGACGCGGCCGCGCGGGAGCGTAATCGCACCCTGCTGTTCGAGCAGATCGGCTGGCTTCGCGAGAAGAAGTTCGGCGCGTTGCGGGTTCCGGTCGAACTCGGCGGCTATGGCGCCTCGGTCGTGCAGCTGTTCGACCTGCTGATCCAGCTGGCGGCGGCGGATTCCAACATCCCGCAATCGCTGCGGCTGCACTTTTCTCGCGTCGAGCGCATCGTCCTCGACTCGGAGCTTGAAAAGCAGAAGGTCTGGATCGAGCGCGTCGCGCGCGGCGAACTGTTCGGCAACGCGACGACCGAGGCGCCGGGTCCGGCGATCGGCGAGGTGCGCACCCGCGTCGTGCCGCATGCCGACGGCAATTTCCGCTTGAACGGCCGCAAGGCCTACGGGACGGGCAGCCTCTATTCGCAGTGGATCCCGGTGGTCGCCGTCGACCACAAGGGCGACCGCATCACCGCCATCGTGCCGGCCGACCGGCCGGGCGTGACGCTGGTCGACGACTGGGGCGGCTTCGGCCAGCGCCTGACGGCGACCGGCACGACGATCTTCGAGGACGTTGTCGTCTATGCCGACGAGCTCTCGGAGCACGGCAAGCGGACGTCGCGCTCGGGAAGCGGCTTCGCGCAGCTGGTGCATCTCGCAACCCTCGCCGGCGTCGCCGCCGCCACGGCGCGCGACGTCACGGAGAAGGTCGCCGGCCGCCAGCGCGTCTATTACACCGGTCCGGGCGGCCTGCCGCGCCACGATCCGATCATCCAGACGCAGGTCGGCAAGATCGGCGCGGCCGCCAACGCCGCCCGCTCCATCGTGCTCGGCGCCGCCGCGTCGATCCAGGACGCCTGGCTGCTGTGGAACCAGCATGGCGAACATGCGCCGGCGACGGAGGAGGCCTATATCCAGGCCGATCTCGCCATCTCGTCGGCCCAGGTGACGCTGGTTCCCTTGGTTCTCGGCGCCGCGACCGAGCTGTTCGACGCGCTCGGCGCCTCGGCGATCGACGCGAACACCGGGCTCGACCGGCATTGGCGCAACGCTCGCGCGCTCTCCTCGCACAACCCGCACCTCTACAAGGCCCGGGTCATCGGCGACTATCTGCTGAACGGAACCCTGCCGCCGCTGTTCGTAGCGGGCGACGATGTCGGCGTGCTTCCGAACCAGGAAGCCGCCCGCTCGACCGAAGCGGCCTGA
- a CDS encoding carbohydrate ABC transporter permease produces MTRPSTRILQAFAALLAVGFFLLPVAYLLSVSFKRPDDVLTGRFWPTDPTLANWPAAFEATSLSTFILNSVVVSVLSGVLTIAITLPAAYAMIRLGIGKKFLPQATLASYIAPPIVALLPFFFLLKTIGLLNTHAGLILVNGLLNIPVAFWLIAPFLRRVPAEIEEAAALDGANRFRTLVSIVAPMIAPGIAATSIIVIILSFNEFLLASGLTLSDSMRTLTVGISLFQGDRLVNFGQMAAASLAGIVPIYAIALLMQKHLVEGLAHGGVK; encoded by the coding sequence ATGACGCGCCCGTCGACCCGCATCCTGCAGGCGTTCGCCGCCCTCCTCGCCGTCGGCTTCTTCCTGCTGCCGGTCGCCTACCTGCTCTCGGTCTCGTTCAAACGGCCGGACGACGTGCTGACGGGCCGCTTCTGGCCCACCGACCCGACGCTCGCCAACTGGCCGGCCGCCTTCGAAGCGACGTCGCTCTCGACCTTCATCCTGAACTCGGTCGTCGTCTCGGTGCTGTCCGGCGTCCTCACCATCGCCATCACGCTGCCCGCCGCCTATGCGATGATCCGGCTCGGCATCGGCAAGAAGTTCCTGCCGCAGGCGACGCTCGCGAGCTACATCGCGCCGCCGATCGTCGCGCTGCTCCCCTTCTTCTTCCTGCTGAAGACGATCGGGCTCCTCAACACCCATGCCGGGCTGATCCTGGTCAACGGCCTCCTCAACATCCCGGTCGCCTTCTGGCTGATCGCGCCCTTCCTGCGCCGGGTTCCGGCCGAGATCGAGGAAGCGGCGGCGCTCGATGGCGCGAACCGCTTCCGCACGCTCGTCTCGATCGTCGCGCCGATGATTGCGCCCGGCATCGCCGCGACCTCGATCATCGTCATCATCCTGAGCTTCAACGAGTTTCTGCTGGCGTCCGGGCTGACACTCTCCGACAGCATGCGCACGCTCACCGTCGGCATCTCGCTGTTCCAGGGCGACCGGCTCGTCAATTTCGGCCAGATGGCCGCCGCTTCCCTTGCCGGCATCGTGCCGATCTATGCCATCGCCCTCCTGATGCAGAAGCATCTGGTCGAGGGTCTTGCGCATGGTGGCGTAAAATGA